The Tripterygium wilfordii isolate XIE 37 chromosome 4, ASM1340144v1, whole genome shotgun sequence genome has a window encoding:
- the LOC119996307 gene encoding uncharacterized protein LOC119996307 codes for MKVRASVKKMCEFCKTVKRRGRVYVLCTANPKHKQRQGMSTFAYDGIPSASTQTSARQEVVPSHGSGAGLLSLIPRKHEPSLMPGWRAGLASLLFKPSN; via the exons ATGAAGGTGCGAGCATCGGTGAAGAAGATGTGTGAGTTTTGTAAGACAGTCAAGCGTCGTGGAAGAGTATATGTTTTGTGCACGGCCAATCCAAAGCACAAGCAACGGCAAGGCATGTCGACATTTGCGTATGATGGCATTCCTTCAGC gtccACACAGACCAGTGCCAGGCAGGAGGTTGTGCCTAGTCATGGCTCTGGAGCTGGCTTGCTTTCTCTCATCCCAAGAAAGCATGAGCCATCACTGATGCCAGGATGGAGGGCAGGCCTGGCATCTCTGCTGTTCAAGCCAAGCAATTAG
- the LOC119995874 gene encoding uncharacterized protein LOC119995874 isoform X1, whose amino-acid sequence MVSCSIPAWIGRFLACLGGCFGCCTKPTPIIAVDEPSKGLRIQGFAVKNPGISDGFWSTSTCDLENSAVQSQRSISSTTISNQTLCQSSSVGSASNNSDFVNHGLLLWHESRRHWIESNGSLESRTLQSRQPRLSWNVTYESLIGARNPFPKPIRLSDTINFLVDVWEQEGLYD is encoded by the exons ATGGTGTCTTGTTCAATCCCTGCTTGGATCGGTCGGTTCCTCGCTTGCCTGGG TGGTTGTTTTGGATGCTGTACTAAACCCACACCAATTATTGCTGTTGATGAGCCATCAAAGGGTTTGAGAATACAAGGGTTTGCTGTGAAGAATCCTGGCATCTCAGATGGTTTTTGGAGCACAAGTACCTGTGACTTAGAAAACAGTGCTGTCCAGTCTCAAAGAAGCATCTCTTCTACCACCATATCAAACCAAACCCTTTGTCAAAGCAGTTCAGTTGGTAGTGCTAGCAACAACTCCGACTTTGTTAATCATG GTCTTCTTCTTTGGCATGAAAGTAGGCGTCATTGGATTGAAAGTAATGGCAGTCTTGAGAGTAGAACTCTACAAAGCAGGCAGCCCAGACTAAG CTGGAATGTGACTTATGAAAGTTTAATTGGGGCCAGAAACCCTTTCCCCAAGCCTATCCGACTATCC GATACGATTAATTTTCTGGTGGATGTGTGGGAGCAGGAAGGTTTGTATGACTGA
- the LOC119995874 gene encoding uncharacterized protein LOC119995874 isoform X2: protein MVSCSIPAWIGRFLACLGGCFGCCTKPTPIIAVDEPSKGLRIQGFAVKNPGISDGFWSTSTCDLENSAVQSQRSISSTTISNQTLCQSSSVGSASNNSDFVNHAGMSTSYIGFSLLGILIGWNGCLLVTFSLNKVFFFGMKVGVIGLKVMAVLRVELYKAGSPD, encoded by the exons ATGGTGTCTTGTTCAATCCCTGCTTGGATCGGTCGGTTCCTCGCTTGCCTGGG TGGTTGTTTTGGATGCTGTACTAAACCCACACCAATTATTGCTGTTGATGAGCCATCAAAGGGTTTGAGAATACAAGGGTTTGCTGTGAAGAATCCTGGCATCTCAGATGGTTTTTGGAGCACAAGTACCTGTGACTTAGAAAACAGTGCTGTCCAGTCTCAAAGAAGCATCTCTTCTACCACCATATCAAACCAAACCCTTTGTCAAAGCAGTTCAGTTGGTAGTGCTAGCAACAACTCCGACTTTGTTAATCATG CGGGCATGTCGACAAGTTATATTGGTTTTAGCCTTTTAGGGATATTAATTGGTTGGAATGGTTGTTTGCTCGTCACTTTTAGTCTTAATAAG GTCTTCTTCTTTGGCATGAAAGTAGGCGTCATTGGATTGAAAGTAATGGCAGTCTTGAGAGTAGAACTCTACAAAGCAGGCAGCCCAGACTAA